The Coregonus clupeaformis isolate EN_2021a unplaced genomic scaffold, ASM2061545v1 scaf1404, whole genome shotgun sequence genome includes the window GTTCACAGGGCCCTTCCACAGCACCGGCTTTGCAGGCCCCCTCCACACTATTAACATGGATGGCAGGGATGATTTCATTGAGGACAACGAGTGCCACAGCAACAACTCCCAACAGGACAGCATTTCAGGTAGGCATCTGGGGGCATTGGGCATTTCCCTGACCCTAATGTGACATACTCTCTGTAGTGGGTGTAGTGAGAGAGTATGACTAGCTCTGTGTTCTGTTGTCTGTCTATATTGATAGGGCTGTGTTTGCCTCCATAGAAGACAGTGATAGCGACCTGGACAACCACGACTCGTCCTCCAACACCTCAGCTGACGACCACATGACCTCCACCAAGAGAACACACCACAGGGGAGTTAAAGAAGTGAGTGTCACTTTCAGGGTTGCCCATGGAGGGGTGTACTCTCCTCCTAGCACTGTTATCATGTGTGGTCACTCAGTGTGGGCCTGCCTGGTTGCTGATTCACACATGCATTTCCTTCCTGATTTTATAGTGTTCTACAGATCTCAGAGTCATCTGGCCCTCTAGGCTTATGTGGAAAGGTTATTGCCCCACCCTTTACTGTCCATTTCCAGAATGATCTTTGGAGAGACCATGTTATTTAATAATCCTACAAAAAGAGAGATGCAGCACAAGAATACGTCTGAATACATTGAGTTAGTAAATTGGAAACTGCCGATTTACAGAATATCCTCACACTTTCAGACCCCAGAAACAGAGAGCATCTCCGGTTGTGTGGTGTAATTCACACCCACTGCAGTGTAATGCAGTTTGTCATAGTGACAGTCAATGAGTCACTGGGGGCCGGAGGGTAATTATCTCTCACACCCTCAACCCACCTAACACCacaaccacacagacacacaaccttTTGACCTACCTCTCAGGAGTACTGCCCCCAGGACCAGCCATAGatgtactgtagagaggaggaGCATATCCACCCTTTAGATTTACACATACATTAAATCCTCTTCTAATATTTGCCCTACATTCTcagtgtaggcaggaccaccatTACATAACTTACTGTATTATTACACAATCATTAGCATAAATATTACTGATGAAACAGATCTGTATGGTTGATCCACATAGCGTCCAtcatagtcatttagcagacgctcttatccagagtgacttacagttagtgagtgcatacattttttttcatacttgccccccgtagggaatcgaacccacaaccctggcattgcaagcgccatgctctaccaactgagctacacggggcccagtaTCTGGGTCTACAGTAGTACTGATCCTCTGAAATCACCCTGACAGACAGTACATTGTGTTTCTCAGGAGAGCGAGGAGGGGGCCGACCTGATGAGCagctgtgtgtgtcctctgtgcaCCCTGGAGTTCAGCAGCCCCGAGCAGCTCATCACACACGTCTACCAGGTGAGGGCAGTACAGTACCAGACAGTCTACCATGGCACCAAGTATTCAGACAGGGCCAAAGCCTCCTTAGCCTCAGCGGTTGGATCAGGGGGCTGATGGGCTAGGGGTAGATAATCACCTTTAAACCTAGGAGCTACTGTCATCACTACACTAAAGAAGGAAGGATAATTATGATCCAGTCATGTGATCAGTCTCTGGGTTATGTGTCAAACCTAAGGTTTGGATGTTTCATCCTGTTTTTAAGTTGTTGTTATGTCAGTGTCTTGAAACTGAGCCAGAATTACACGTTTACCAGCAGCCACTTCCTCCACTTTCCATTCGTGTACTTTCTCACATGATGGTGTAGTGTTAACCACATACGTTTAACACAATTGTAGATATGTGTATTTTAGATATGCACTGTTGGGGTTTGTCCTCACTTTTAGGTTGCTTATAAAACACACTGACAAACAAAGAAAACGATTGTGGTTTACCTAATTAAATGACTAtaattctccatctctctccccctctctctctctgtggagcaGCACACATCGTTGATGGGCAGCAGTAAGAGCTAcgtgtgcccagtgtgtgggcGTGCGCTCAGCTCGCCAGGCTCCCTGGGGCGCCACCTTCTCATCCACTCTGAGGACCGCCTCTCCAACTGCGCTGTGTGTGGGACACGCTTCACCGACACCAACAACTTCAACAGGTCTGTGCCTCCACCACAACTACTACCTCATTTCAGCCCCATACCGTAATATAGTGCTTCAGCCtttcacacacacaatgacatgGGTTATCTGCAGAGTTTAGAGAGCCTATAACAGCTGTGTCCTGTAACTACTCATCTCTCTGCCTATAACAGCTGTgtcctgtatctctctgcctataACAGCTGTGTCCTGTAACTACTCATCTCTCTGCCTATAACAGCTGTgtcctgtatctctctgcctataACAGCTGTgtcctgtatctctctgcctataACAGCTGTgtcctgtatctctctgcctataACAGCTGTgtcctgtatctctctgcctataACAGCTGTgtcctgtatctctctgcctataACAGCTGTGTCCTGTAACTACTCATCTCTCTGCCTATAACAGCTGTgtcctgtatctctctgcctataACAGCTGTGTCCTGTAACTACTCATCTCTCTGCCCCCCTACACAGGGAGAAGCTCAGAGAGGTCCTGAACACAGGCAGCAGCATGGAGTGCAGCAGCGGAGATGAGAACTGTTCCATGTCCCGGTCTCTCTCCAGCAGCCCCATGGGCAACCCCGGTCATGGCCTGGGACACGGCCAAGTCGGGCCACGGCCACAACCATGGCCCAAACCAAGGCCCAGGACACAACCCTGGCCGTGACACAGGCCACATCCCGGGACACAGCCACGACCAGGGATACAACCCCGGCCACAACCAAGGACATGGACATGGCCCAGGACACGGCCAAGGTCCCGGACACCTCGCAGGCCACCCACTCCCCTCGCTGCACCACAGCCTCCTCTCTTCGCCCCCCTCCTTCCCTGATGCCCTCAGCCCCTCACCAGGCCTACCCCTGCTGCCAGACATCCTGAGCCCCATGCCTGTGCACCCGGCCGGAGTGCTGCTGGTGTGTAACAGCTGTGTGGCCTACCAGCAGCTGGTGGACGCCCAGTCTCCCATGAGGAAGTGGGCCATGCGCAGAAAGAATGAGCCGGTGGAGGCACGCATGCACCGTCTAGAGCGCGAGCGCTCCGCCAAGAAGACCAAGCGGGAGCACGAGTCGCCCGAGGAGCGGGAGCTGCGGAGGCTGCGGGACCGTGAAGCTAAGCGGATGCAGAGGCTGCAGGAGACGGAGGAGCAACGGACACGGAGGCTTCTGCGCGACCGGGAGGCCATGCGGATGAAGAGGGCCAACGAGACGCCAGATAAGAGGCAGGCCAGGCTGATCCGTGAGAGAGAGGCCAAGAGACTGAAACGGCGGCTGGAGAAGATTGACCCCTCCCTGAGAGGTCAGATAGAGCATGACCCAGCTGCTATGGCCGCCCTGACGGCAGACATGAGCCTGTTCCAGTTCCCCTGCCCCATGCCTGTCCCCTCTCTGGACAACGGCCTCTTCATGAAGCTGCCCTAGCAGGACCAGGCCACTGGGGGCAGCACACTGAACAACTAACAGTTACAATGACCTCTCCACTACGCCTATGGGTTGCCATGGTCACAGATGGAACCATTCCATGCTGGTTGAAATTCCAGCAGCTTCTGTGTCCAACGACTTGATACCCAAACTCCTATGTCAACAAATAACATTAATTTATTACAGACTAACAGGAAATAAGAACAGGGTCAAGAATGTTTCACTTTATGATAGAAATTGATAAAGCATGTTGTAAAGAGATTTTATCTGTTCTGTTTTGCGGGCTAGCAGACTTTTATTTAGCAGCCCATTGTGACAGGAGCAGTTACACCCTTCCATCTTTTGCACATGGACCATCAGTGGTGGGAGTGGGTCACGTAGCCcatagctctctccctctcctctggtccCTTCTGCTAGCCCAGTGGCTGGAGTTTACTGGTAGctacacctctctctgtctcacgcTGCCAACGTGGGTCTCTGCTCTGGCTAGCTCATATCCACCCAATCAACTACCTCAGTAAGGGCCAAGGCCGAGCCCTCTGTGGCCTACGTTCTGACTCCAAGCTTCTTTACACGTACACTACAGAAGAGAATGCGGGTTGTTTCCTTAATTTGTGGGTGTGTTTGATATTTTTAGGATGTATTCACAGGACAGAACATTCAGAAAGACGTAGTCAGAAATGTACGGTATAAAACAGGAATGATAGAAAACGGGCCTGTTCTATACATCACAATTCTATCTGCTATGCTCTGAATATGCTGAACTATTTAATGAGCCCTGTTTTGAGCAACATTCTCCTCCATTCCAGCATATTCTCTTCAACTCAATATATACTGCCACTACTGTAGGTCTCTTTGCCTTTATTAGTCACATTGACCTTCCTCAATCTGTGTTTTTCCCTCGTACCTTCAACACTCCATAACCTTTGCCAAGTAGTTGGTAATCATTTCCTTTTTACTTTATGCACCTTCTGTTGCATTGACATTTTTGGCTCACCAAACCCCCAATCTTTGCTGCTGTTACTGTTCTATACATGTTAGTTACCTCACTAGGGCATTTGGGACTGAACATGTGAACTGAGAATGCTAATTTACTAGCATTTTTCTAAATGGCCCAAATAGTCATTCTACTGAATGATTTCCTTCCTCACTCAGCCAACATATTGAAATATGCTCATAGGTCTATGTGTCAGGATAAATAATTTTGTATATTTTGAATAACTAATCTCTGCAGTTTCCACTCTCCAATGAACATGTTCAAGACTCATTATTAAACCCGTTGACCCTCAACCAGTTGGGAGAGATATCTGGTCTTACCTGCTTCATTGACCTCATTCCAATTCATATTTATGCAACATGTGAATATatattttgtaaaaaataaatgggtATATTTTGTTTGTTGGTATATAATAGGTAGaattacacattttgccatgtttgGTTCTCTACtgtatgtatttctgttttttattctcTTTGGTAATTTGTTCTCAATTTCTTGCCTCAAAGGTTACCTCCGATACGCAATGTTTCACAACTGAGCTCTGCAGACACATAGACAATGTTACATGATTAGTTGTTGTTTGGAGTATTCCTCAAGACAGGAACCAAGACTGGTTCTCAGTTTGAGCCACTACCAGGCTAAAGCCCACAACAGAATAGCATCCCGCTTAACAGGGAAAAAGCTCTTATATTCTAATTGTCCTTAAAAGTTGGAGTCTAGGAGTGGTTCAAACCTCTATGCAACAGTGCTATTTATTCCAAGGGAAATTTGACACTTTTTCTTTTAAAACTATGCAGAGTGCAGGAAAAAACCAAATGGACTCAAATGTATAGAAATGTGCAACTCAGGCGATGCAACTCAGTGAGGCCTCTTTGGCCATAGATTCAGCGCCCTGGTCCATGAACTTCTTTTCAGCAGGGTCATATCACTATCCTAATTTAAGATACACAGAGAGCAGAGCCGTGCTCAAGACAAAGTTGTCACACACTCATTATCTTTGCTACAAAATCTATGTATTAACATCTCTGCCAAGTACTGAACGAATGGACACCTTTCAATAATGAATACTGGGTATTCTGACTGATTTGAACTGGCGGCTGATATCAGTGTCATCATCCTCACACAGTGGAATAATGCTATGGTTGAATACGCTCTGACATTAAAATACTACAAAGGAAATGGTATTGACAGTTTCCCAGGTTCTGTTTGTGCTTTTGAACAGCACTGTCTAAAGCTCTGCCTAGCGTGACAGTCTGGATTAGGTTAACACTGCATGTCGTGAAACTGCATTTGTCCTAGAATGGTTCAATATGAGCTTGTATTCTACTGTTATTCTATGCCTGCCTGTTTTTGTTAAATTTAATCAAAAGATTCTTATGTTCTTTGAACTTTGGCCTTTTTACTAGTCATTCAGGATATTCTCTTGATGTCCATGTTTACAAAGGAAATCCTTTTAAAAAGGCCAAAATCAATGAGGGCAAACAAAAGTGAAAAGGAGAACATTTATGCTAGTTCTGTTGTCACAATGTTCTGAACGGTACTTTTTCAGCAGTCGTTCTGCAACTGGATTATCAGATGTACAGATCATATTAAAAGCAGGAATAGAATGTGGAAATAAACATTGACTTTACTACACAGCGCGGGTCTCaatctgtctgttctctctcagttcattctaAGCACCAGTCAGCAAATAAAGCATGCCACTGAAATGGACTGGCTCTCTCCAGGCCACAATGGCCTCTATTCATGGCAGACACAGACAGTGTCATAAACCTCTAACACCTACACAGAGTAGTGCTGTCCAATGCTAACTCTGGGTTGTGAACAGAGCATGAACATGGAATGATAGGAATGAAACTATCActggtgtattgtactgtagtTAACCAACTCTATAGGTCATTCAGTTTTTGCTAAGACATGATCCTGAAACTCAAGTTTGACCTCTGTGGTAATCAAATAATTGATAACCCAAAGCTGCATATGAGATGGTTTATGACCCTGGAACTAGCTCCAGAACCCACATAATCACCTCTCCATGTGGACTAGTCAAAGAAGAGACCAAATAAAACACAACTCTGACATAGGgtaatagtatatatatatattattgtgtTTACTTAACAAACATGATAAATGCAATGTCTCCAAGAAGTTAGCTGTAACAAtaaaaatacaatatctttgtgtcCTTAAGTACATAGAATTAAAACggcaaaaataaaaacaaaaaacagcctTAAGTAGTTCACAGCGGTACAAATATACAGTACAAATCTATTTTATTCAAAAAGGGTACAAATAAAAAACGCAACAAAATATAGTTATTAATGCTTTGTAAAGTTCAGGTAGGTGTAGGGTACTGTATTCTAAGGGAGCACTTTGGGTAGACAACTAAGGCTTTTGATAAGAATCAATACATATTGGTACGGCCATACGATATTAAAACTCACTATACAAAGTTTATACAACCTGGATTATATTTGAGGATTGAATATTACATATACATCATTGCATATATTTTTGCAGATTTTATGCTTTAAAAAAAAGATGCTGTTTCTTTTAAAACTGGTCAAATGTCACGTAAAAAGCAGTAACTTTAGTGCCAAAATAC containing:
- the LOC121562112 gene encoding LOW QUALITY PROTEIN: zinc finger protein 821 (The sequence of the model RefSeq protein was modified relative to this genomic sequence to represent the inferred CDS: deleted 1 base in 1 codon) — translated: MSRRKQNNPFKVNWPFHSTGFAGPLHTINMDGRDDFIEDNECHSNNSQQDSISEDSDSDLDNHDSSSNTSADDHMTSTKRTHHRGVKEESEEGADLMSSCVCPLCTLEFSSPEQLITHVYQHTSLMGSSKSYVCPVCGRALSSPGSLGRHLLIHSEDRLSNCAVCGTRFTDTNNFNREKLREVLNTGSSMECSSGDENCSMSRSLSSSPMGNPGHGLGHGQVGPRPQPWPKPRPRTQPGRDTGHIPGHSHDQGYNPGHNQGHGHGPGHGQGPGHLAGHPLPSLHHSLLSSPPSFPDALSPSPGLPLLPDILSPMPVHPAGVLLVCNSCVAYQQLVDAQSPMRKWAMRRKNEPVEARMHRLERERSAKKTKREHESPEERELRRLRDREAKRMQRLQETEEQRTRRLLRDREAMRMKRANETPDKRQARLIREREAKRLKRRLEKIDPSLRGQIEHDPAAMAALTADMSLFQFPCPMPVPSLDNGLFMKLP